TTTGCATCATTGTCACAGCTCACAACGGTAAAAGGAAAAAGTTAACTCTCCAAAATGAAGCTTCTATTGTTCCTAGCCCTAATGGCCACCTTGGCCACAGTGGCTTTATCAAGCAATGGTTATTGGGGTCATCGTGAATCTGGAGATACTCTCATCTACAGCAAAGATGTAAAGGTTTCGGCGAAAAAAGATAAAATAGCCACAAAAAAAGTCTCATATGATGTAAGTTGTAAGGAATTCagttttttattgcaaattttaataattggtCCTTCATCATTTAGCCCTTGTTTAGCAGACCTCGCATCACGGCTGTAGTTGTCAATGACAATTTCAAGGATAGTTTTGGAGCTGTATCGACAGTGCTGCAGGGCGGTGTTGGCAAGAGATATATCAATATCCTATTGACTAGTCAGAGATCCAAGGGCATTGATTCAACAGTCAAAATTTATGGGAAAAAATAGTCAGTGGAAatgatacaaaattttaaccatccGTTGCAACTTTTGTAAATAACCATTGAAAGAGTTACATACAATTCATTGTGGGTGTTATACAAACTAATTATTCTAAACTTGTGACTTTAATGTTAAATGCAATATATAATGAAAATGATCATAATATTATTAgttgaaatattaaataaataaaacgtaAGTCCATTATAAAtcttaatatataaaaattaaatttgcgcTTTGTAGTGTTTGACCCCCCGGTAaaaatagagtactaaattttttgatatccgaaagggggtggggtgggggcggggcggaccctccccctcatcacaattttcaaaaacgccagacctCGTATGccagatgcgtgcaccgatttaagctatGCTGTatgctatattttttgatatccaaaaagggggggcggaccctcccccttatcacaattttaaaaaaagccagatctcggatgcCAGATGCGTGAATCGATTTAAGGTATGTTGTATGCCACctcatggtaccccaaaaacacgatattggtataaaatttgggGGTTACATAACCTGGGGGGACTCCccctcccaaaacccacccgatcgggcatgtttttcgaatgggacaatatgggtatcaaatgaagggtatttaagagtagagtacgaacttgacataaaaatgtcacactaAGTGTCGAGGGTCACCCTccaaccaaaaacaccaccctacAGGACACTTTTGCCTCTTTGGGCaagatgggtatcaaatgggaGTGGagttccttggtgtctgaggggcctccccacccaaaacacccagcaggaaatctgaaccgattgggcaatatggttatcaaatgaaaggtatttttaagagtagagttcccttgtgtctgaggggcctccccacaccccaaaacgccccagcaggaaatctgaaccgattgggacaatatggatatcaaatggaaggtatttaaaagtatagcaAAAGGCTAATATAAAATGTATTCTTTTGTGTCTGTGGCTctaccacccctcaaaaacccctcaacagggcaTATTTGCCGGTTGGgacattatgggtatcaaatgaaaggtgtttggaagatgAGTATACATCTGAATTTGGTCCATGGTGTCTACGGGGTCTCTCCATctccaaaacgggcatgaatgtccacaaattgggtataaaattaaagttctttgagagttgattgttttcaataccacacccctaagttggttcatgtctgataatgtgtctccacctaagtaccggtatttgttggacgcgaaaagtattatgccatgtaaaacttctcaccaacgaggtgtcgcaatgcggcacgccgttcggactcgcctataaaaaggaggccccttatcaatgagcttaaactcgaatcggactgcgctcattgatatgtgagaagtttgccccttcttAGGTTCAAGGCCATTAATATTCTGCACTCAATATGCAGCATTGCCAGTAGCCAAACATTTACACATGTTTGTGTTACATAGTGTATTCTATTGATTGCAAGTGATTTGAAAAACAattctatatatattttccatAACTCTCAAGAAATTTCCAAGCCACAAGACTTGAGAAATTTCCTCATAAAAAGGCAAACGTGAATACGGAACAGGCAAAAGCTTAGAATCATTAGCACTGCTCACACTGCATCAACGCGGTAATTGCAAAAAACATAAATCCCCCCCGCAATGAGGTCTATATTGTTCTTTGCTATGATGGCCACCTTAGCTACAGTGGCTTTATCACGTAGTGGTTTTTGGGGCCATCGTGAATCTGGAGATACCCTCATCTACAGCAAAGATATACAAGTCTCGGCAAAAACAGACAAAATAGCCACCAAAAAGGTATCTTATGATGTAAGTAGTAAggaatttgagtttttttttttgtttaaacattttttatttaattatttttttttttttttgatttatttagcCCTGGTTTAGCAGACCTCGCATTACAGCTGTAGTTGTCACTGACAATTTCAAGGATAGCTATGGAGCAGAACCCACATTGTTAAGGGGTGGTGTTGGCCAAAAGTATGTCAATATCTTATTGACTGGTCAGATGTCCAAGGGGATTGATTCAACTGTTAAAATTTATGGGAAAAAATAATATAAGACTAATTGGTGCTATTATTATCAATTGCCATAAACTAGCGAACATAATCACCGACCATACTATTATCAACAAAGTTTTATTGTAAATTGATAAGTAGGAATAATAAAATTATCATTGATAATGGGCTTCACAGTAAAAAACAGCAataatttttaaacccaccaccataagatgggggtatactaatctagtcattctgtttgtaacagctAGAAAAATTGATCTGCGATCCCCAAAAGTATAGAcattctggatcctctcgatATTCTGGTTCGAtgcagccatgtccgtccgtccgtctgtcgaaatcacgatagcagttgaacgcgtaaagctgccTGCTTGAAAGTATACCAATATCTCGGAaccccaagtttttatacctccaccgtaagatggggttagtcattctgtttgtaacagctGGAAAAATTGATCtgcgacaaaaaaaaattatatatattctggatcctctcgatATTCgggttcgatctagccatatccgtctgcccgtccgtccgtctgtcgaattcacgatagcagtcaaacgcgtaaagctacccgcttgaaattttgcgcagattcttaatattgatgtagattgttgggggattacaaatgggctatatcggttcagatttggatatattgggttgccccaaaagtaattgcggatttttcatatagtcggcgttgacaaattttttcacagcttgtgactctgtaattgcattttttcttctgtcagttatcagctgttacttttagcttgctttagaaaaaaagtgtaaaaaaagtatatttgattaaagttcattctaagttttattaaaaatgcatttactttcttttaaaaaatccgcaattactttttgggcaaccaaatagttcccatatacaccgatctcccgatttgacttcttgagctcccggAAGCCGCATTTaacatcctatttggctgaaactctgcacatagtgttctcttatgacttctaacaactgtgtcaagtacggttcaaatcggtcagtaacctgatatagcttccatataaaccgatctcccggtttgactttttgagcccctggaagcctcaattttcattcgatttggaatgaaattttaaccatagcattctgttatgacctccaacaactgtgccaagaatggtccaaatcggtacataacctgatatagcttccatattaaccgatcttccgttttAACTTTTTGAAGACGAAattttgattcgatttggctgaaattttgaccatgcaatgaaaattcaatttttgcccgtgaacatgccactaaggaacagggacaaacttttcacatatcaatgagtgcagtccgattcaagttttttaagctcaatgataaggggcctcctctttaaagccgagtccaaacggcgtgccgcagtgcgacacctctttggagagaagtttaatatggcatagtacctcacaaatgttgccagcattaaaaatgttttctcatggtctcgccaggattcgaacccaggagttcagtgtcacaggcggacaggctaacctctgggctacggtggccttggTGACCatagcattctgttatgacttccaacaactatgtcaagtacggttcatatctgacttcctgagcccctggaagcctcactgttcattcgatttggctgaaattttgaccatagcattctgttatgatcttcaacaactgagtcaagtacggtgcaaatcggtccataacctgatatagcttccatataaaccgatctcccgatttgacttcttgagcccctggaagactcaatttttattcgatttggctgtaacttGGACCAtgatattctgttatgaccttcaacaactgtgtcgagtacggttcaaatcggtctataacctgatatagctcccatataaaccggtcccccgatttgacttcttgagcccatggaagcctcaatttttattcgatttggctaaaattaggccataatattctgttatgacctccaacaactgtgtcaagtgcggtccatatcggtctataatctgatatagctcccatataaaccgatctcccgatttgacttcttgagcccctggaagactcaattttcattcgatttgacattctgttatgacctccataaaagttgcatttatcacccaatttcgctgaaattttaatcagcaagttgttttaggcctcccgacatccgacggtaatatgtttcagatcgggctatatttagaaatagctggcataaataccgatctgctgattaagggtctgaagaccataaaatctcgatttgatttaagattttaaatagtgagtgaTTTaaagccttccaacatccgacccaaatatggtccacatcggacgatatttagatatagctgccatatagaccgatcttccgacaaAGTGTCTAAATCccgtaaaagacacatttattattcgatttcgctggaatttgacacaatgacttgtatcaAGCCTCTCGTCATATGACCAGAATATGAGCCAATtcagactttatttagatacagctaaacagaagatcggtcaatatgacgaCTGATCTTCTGTTTAGGGTCTCAATCGCATAAAaagcgcagatcggtccagatttggatatagctgccatatagaccgacatctcgatAGAAAGTCTTaggatttattgtctgaatctgcagaaatttgggacagtgagttgcgttaggctcttcgacatccctctccagattggttcagatttgtatatagcagtcatatagaccgatctctcgatttaagatcatgggcctataaaagacgcatatatttaaagaaaattgaagaagaatgtcaaagtggccctttgacattctttggcccagatcggtccggattttgatatagctgccatatagaccgatatctcgatattaAGTCTTgggatttattgtctgatttcgctgaaattcgggacagtgagttgtgttagtcttgggccaaaaaaaaggcggatttattgtctgatttcgcagacatttgggacagtgagttgcgtaaggcccttcgacatgcttcttcaatttggcccagatcggtccggatttggatatagctggcatatagaccgatatctcgatgcaaagtcttgtctgatttcgcagaaatttgggaccgtgagttgtgttagacccttagacatcctttttcaatctagcccagattggtcctgatttggatatagctgccatatagtcttggccccataacaggtgcatttataatccgatttcgctaaaaatttgttatgttagatttttcgacatccgtgtcgtatatgttcaaatcggtctttatattGGAtacatagctaccaaaaagaccaatattttgttctacaaaatggaacaataacttgtacttattagaccattcaatgtccgaGACGaacttggtcaaaatcggaccatatttcgatatagctgctaaggcggcataaattatgcatttttcatcggattatgacgaaagctggtttacatacatacccgaggtggtgggtgtatTAAGTTCAAtgggaccaaatttttttttttaacattttactGTAACTTACCGCCCATTTAAAGCTTTTATATGATAATAGAACCACAACttacctaaaaagaaaaaataggaaaacaattttagttagctttgttaaaaaattcttgaattctagatttaaaaaaataatctggTAAGACGTGTCTTGAGCATAGTCGGAATGTGGTTTGCGTGGCGTTGATTTATCCATACTTTCATGTTGTGTGTTCATTAAAGATTAGTTAGCCAGCTGATcggactctcaacaactgtaccaactacggtccaaatcggtccataaccagatatagcccccatattttagcggaatccatcgttgtgggttcccaagattcggcccgg
The genomic region above belongs to Stomoxys calcitrans chromosome 5, idStoCalc2.1, whole genome shotgun sequence and contains:
- the LOC106089101 gene encoding uncharacterized protein LOC106089101, with product MRSILFFAMMATLATVALSRSGFWGHRESGDTLIYSKDIQVSAKTDKIATKKVSYDPWFSRPRITAVVVTDNFKDSYGAEPTLLRGGVGQKYVNILLTGQMSKGIDSTVKIYGKK
- the LOC106089103 gene encoding uncharacterized protein LOC106089103 → MKLLLFLALMATLATVALSSNGYWGHRESGDTLIYSKDVKVSAKKDKIATKKVSYDPLFSRPRITAVVVNDNFKDSFGAVSTVLQGGVGKRYINILLTSQRSKGIDSTVKIYGKK